The following proteins are encoded in a genomic region of Necator americanus strain Aroian chromosome II, whole genome shotgun sequence:
- a CDS encoding hypothetical protein (NECATOR_CHRII.G4793.T1), translated as MATSTTRFAVDYAKRVAGCKKCKLQLPKGEMRLAKIIPNPFVQKADGGPPPDMKQYYHAHCLFEMFFKARANTKVIEGTDDIEGWDDLKDEDKDVILKFIDELADLRAKKGEVKATPKKKTGDSDSPAKTPPSSKKANGKDAESTPKQKKSKDKDKPESSKKVKGKDDVKNKGGKEGSKTSEEPNEESKYNSFNKFAKLCDVIATMSKYTDKSAAVKMFISRDDYDGDLLTLVRLLLPGVDQRVYNLKEKQIIKHFASIFDLPVEDLLNEYKNSGDVSKTIRDAMENNNLSRVTKGNWSIEKVDRWLNKLTEFTKDDEQISHLKFAAKRLSPLELQYLIRLVMKDLRINAGVKHILDGLNSSAYEAFQNCRDLAEIIDRCKKGQLGDIAITMEVGIRIGTPVLPMLAEPCKSVEQAMKRCVNGMFAEIKYDGERVQVHKIGASYSYYSRSLKPVQHHKISHLEKFIPQAFPAGLDLIIDAEVLLVDNSTGKPLPFGTLGVHKKEQFKDASVCIFVFDILRYNDEDLMSRTLTERKMLLESKMTEVENRVMMSNYQLIRYGDHATLKTMIWKAIDEGLEGLVLKDTRSVYEPGKRHWLKVKKDYLEEGRMADTADLIVLGAYFGTGCKGGMMSVFLMGVYDKDTDSYRTVTKCGNGHTDDALDKINKDLKDKMTRIDRDYDSLPKWLKCSRSLVPDFIVKDPKEAPVWEITGAEFSKSENHTAGGISIRFPRVTRVRKDKNWETATTLAELKNLYDCSKMKTDIDHTAEDETPLYVKEGMDHGDIEKLIEEDTAGTSGEGSSTNGRKRSAEDEVEKNEPKKTKKTEEDEDSSDAKCPPGKTPCKYGAECYRKNKEHKAEFWHPPKN; from the exons ATGGCAACATCCACTACACGTTTTGCGGTGGATTATGCAAAGAGAGTTGCTGGATGTAAGAAATGCAAACTTCAACTCCCCAAAGGG GAGATGCGCCTCGCTAAGATCATTCCGAATCCGttcgtgcagaaagcggacGGAGGTCCTCCACCAGACATGAAACAATACTACCATGCTCATTGTctgtttgaaatgttttttaaagCTCGAGCTAACACAAAGGTTATCGAAGGAACCGATGACATTGAAG GATGGGATGACTTGAAAGACGAGGACAAAGATGTTATTTTGAAGTTTATTGATGAGTTAGCTGACCTTCGtgcgaaaaaaggagaagtaaAAGCGAcaccgaaaaagaaaaccggCGATTCTGACTCTCCTGCAAAG ACACCACCGTCTTCAAAGAAAGCAAACGGTAAAGATGCTGAATCTAcaccaaaacagaaaaagtctAAAGATAAGGACAAACCAGAAAGtagcaaaaaagtgaaagggaaGGATGACGTCAAAAATAAAGGAGGTAAAGAAGGCTCTAAAACATCTGAAGAGCCCAATGAGGAATCGAAATACAACTCATTCAACaag TTCGCGAAATTATGCGACGTTATCGCCACAATGTCTAAGTATACAGATAAATCGGCAGCAgtaaaaatgttcatttcaaGAG atGACTACGATGGTGATTTACTTACATTGGTTCGACTTCTTTTACCAGGTGTAGATCAAAGGGTCTACAACTTAAAAGAGAAGCAAATTATAAAACATTTTGCATCG ATCTTTGATCTCCCAGTTGAGGATCTCTTGAACGAATACAAAAATAGTGGAGATGTTTCTAAAACCATTCGAGATGCAATGGAGAATAATAACTTGAGCAGAGTAACTAAAGGGAACTGGAGCATTGAaaaa GTTGATCGCTGGCTTAACAAGCTAACTGAATTCACTAAGGATGACGAAcaaatttcacatttgaaaTTTGCCGCTAAAAG GTTATCCCCACTAGAACTACAGTATCTGATTCGGCTGGTGATGAAGGATCTCAGGATTAATGCAGGCGTAAAACATATCTTGGATGGCCTAAACTCGTCTGCATATGAAGCTTTCCAGAATTGCCGTGACCTTGCCGAAATAATCGATAG ATGCAAAAAAGGCCAGCTTGGTGATATTGCGATTACAATGGAGGTTGGTATTCGAATTGGGACTCCAGTTCTACCGATGCTT GCTGAACCGTGCAAGTCAGTTGAACAGGCGATGAAAAGATGTGTTAACGGAATGTTTGCAGAGATCAAATACGACGGTGAACGAGTTCAG GTTCATAAAATTGGCGCATCCTACTCCTATTATTCGCGAAGTCTTAAACCTGTACAACATCATAAG attTCGCACCTTGAGAAATTTATACCACAGGCGTTCCCAGCTGGGTTGGACTTAATCATTGACGCCGAG GTTCTTCTTGTTGATAATTCCACTGGAAAACCGTTGCCTTTCGGTACATTGGGTGTGCATAAGAAGGAACAA TTCAAAGATGCATCCGTCTGCATATTTGTATTCGACATACTTCGATATAACGACGAAGATTTGATGAGCAG GACTCTAACGGAGAGGAAGATGCTACTCGAATCTAAGATGACTGAGGTAGAAAATCGTGTCATGATGTCGAACTACCAGCTAATTCGTTATGGG GATCATGCCACATTGAAGACAATGATATGGAAAGCCATAGACGAAGGTTTGGAAGGACTCGTTCTGAAG GACACTAGATCAGTCTATGAGCCGGGGAAACGACATTGGCTTAAAGTGAAGAAAGACTATCTAGAAGAGGGTCGAATGGCGGATACTGCAGATCTGATTGTGTTGGGCGCCTACTTTGGGACGGGTTGTAAAG GAGGCATGATGTCGGTGTTTCTGATGGGTGTTTACGACAAGGACACGGATTCATATCGCACCGTCACAAAATGTGGTAATGGACATACTGATGATGCTCTTGATAAAATCAATAAGGATCTGAAAGATAAG ATGACTCGGATCGATCGTGATTATGATTCCCTCCCTAAGTGGCTAAAGTGTTCACGTAGTCTTGTACCAGATTTTATTGTGAAGGACCCGAAAGAGGCACCTGTTTGGGAGATTACAG GTGCCGAGTTCTCCAAGTCAGAAAACCATACCGCTGGAGGTATTTCTATTCGTTTCCCTCGTGTGACTCGCGTTAGAAAGGATAAGAATTGGGAAACCGCGACTACGTTGGCCGAGTTGAAG AATCTCTATGATTGTTCGAAGATGAAGACCGATATCGATCACACTGCTGAAGACGAGACTCCTCTATACGTGAAAGAAGGCATGGATCACGGTGATATAGAGAAACTCATCGAAGAAGACACCGCAGGTACCAGCGGTGAAGGTTCGAgcacaaatggaagaaaacgAAGCGCTGAAGACGAGGTAGAGAAGAATGAaccaaagaaaacgaagaaaacagaagaggATGAGGATAGTAGTGACGCTAAATGTCCACCAGGAAAAACACCATGCAA